GATTCAGTAGAGGTGCTTTTTCTTGTGTCATGGTGTGTTCTCTTTATGCCCCTCATTCCCATTATACCCATTTTATTCTGTTGTTACTTAAGCTCTTTTTTAGCAATTTTTCCGATAAGCGTTTTAGGCAGGCTTTCCCTAAAAACAATGTCTTTTGGCATTTCAAATTTAGCAACCTTATCCTTTAAATAGTCCTTTATGCCCTCTTCTGTCAATGTCTGTCCTTCTTTGAGGGCAACAAATAGTTTAACCGCCTGGCCACGATACTCATCGTCAATGCCAATCACAGCAGCTTCTTTAATAGAAGGGTGTTGATACATGATCTCTTCGATAGCGCGGGGATAAATATTATAACCACCCGAAATAATCATTTCTTTCAAGCGGTCCTTAATGGTGATGTAGCCATCGTGATCTATCATTGCAATATCACCCGTACGCAGGATATTATCCCATAGGACCAGCTTGGTTTCATCATCATGTCGCCAATAGCCTTTCATCACCTGCGGACCTCTCACGCACAATTCACCTACGCCTCCTACCGGTAAAAAAGTTCCACGATTTTCCATATCCTCAATTAACACTTCGGTTTGCACAAACGGCATACCGATAGTTCCCGATTTTCCTTCAGAATAGAGTGGGTTACACGATACCAAAGGCGATGCTTCCGTCAATCCATATCCCTCTACCAAGACGCAACCGGTTAGAGCTTCAAATGCCTGTTTGACTTCCAGAGGAAGTGGAGCGCCTCCTGATATACATAATTCCAGTGAGGTAAAATCATATTTTCTAACATCCCGCACATGGTTGAGTGCCACAAACATTGATGGCACACCTGGCATGAGGGTCGGACGTTTCTTCACAATATCCTTCACCAGCATCCGTAAATCAAAACGCGGGTGTGCTACAATGGTCACCGCATTTAAGATACTCAAATTCATAACCGCCGTATTCGCAAAAGCATGGAAAAACGGCAATACTCCCATCATGATATCTTTGCCACGCCGATCACGCCCCAACCAGCAGGCACATTGATACGCATTAGCAAATAAATTTCGATGCGTCAGCATTGCCGCTTTGGGAATCCCAGTAGTCCCTCCGGTAAATTGCAAAACCGCAATATCGTCACTATCATTAATCTCCACCGGTCGAAAATGCCTGGATGATGTCAGGATACTATTAAGTTTTATGATTTTTTCACTGACATGGAGTGTCGCCACCTCATGTTTTTTTACGATAGGAAAAAGAATATTCTTAGGA
This portion of the Alphaproteobacteria bacterium genome encodes:
- a CDS encoding long-chain fatty acid--CoA ligase, translated to MEQHPWLSHYPSYISWDQDIPHKTLPQALDDSVNDFPHRTCIDFLGKQMSYKHIGEQVTAMSAGLQGIGLKKGERVALLLPNCPLYIIAYYAVLKAGGVVVNCNPLYAENFIANEINDAEAKFLITININVLYSKAYAVLQKTTLEKLLVGTMQSMLPFPKNILFPIVKKHEVATLHVSEKIIKLNSILTSSRHFRPVEINDSDDIAVLQFTGGTTGIPKAAMLTHRNLFANAYQCACWLGRDRRGKDIMMGVLPFFHAFANTAVMNLSILNAVTIVAHPRFDLRMLVKDIVKKRPTLMPGVPSMFVALNHVRDVRKYDFTSLELCISGGAPLPLEVKQAFEALTGCVLVEGYGLTEASPLVSCNPLYSEGKSGTIGMPFVQTEVLIEDMENRGTFLPVGGVGELCVRGPQVMKGYWRHDDETKLVLWDNILRTGDIAMIDHDGYITIKDRLKEMIISGGYNIYPRAIEEIMYQHPSIKEAAVIGIDDEYRGQAVKLFVALKEGQTLTEEGIKDYLKDKVAKFEMPKDIVFRESLPKTLIGKIAKKELK